GGGACGCAAAGAAATCCAGCGGCGAAAAGCAATCCCTGAAGGACAGGGTTACCAACCTTGAAATTCAGATGATCCGCGACGCCATGACGCAAACCGAGAATGACAAGCGGCGCGCGGCGAAGGTTCTCGGCTTGAGCCATCAGGGGCTGATCAACAAGCTGAAGCGTTACGGGCTCGAAGACTGACAGAGCCTATTGTAAGTTGCATCATTTCGACGGTTCTTCATTGAAGCAATGAAGAACCTGCTGATGATGCAATGATCCAATGTTCTTAACCCAGCGTTTGATACTCCACCACCTTGATGTCGATTGAATTCGAGGCGCCTCCGACAATCCGCCGGTAGCGAATCAGGCGTCCCGTGACATCATCGAATTTCGCCGTCGTGTATACGGTATAGCCCTCCGGCGCTCCGAGCATGGTAGGCTTTTCGGCCAGTCCGAGTTCCTCCTCCAAGATATGGAAAAGGCCCTCCATCGTATAGTCCTGTCCGCGGTCCGGTTGGAGCACCATACCGTTCCGCCGGAAACTCACGACCTGTCCTGCCCGGACCTGAACCTCAAAGCGGCCGGTTTCGACCCGGTCACCCGACATTTCGATCACCAGGCGGTACATGCCGGGTTTGTGTGCAGACCATTTCTGCTCCGCCTGCTCCAGAATCGGCGCCGTGAGTGCCGGAAGGCGCCCGCATCCCGCCAGCAGGAACAGGCAAAGGGCAAGGGAAATGGCGCGTTTCACCAGAACGACCTTACGCTAAAGAAAGCGGGTGCGCAACAGCATGCCGGTGCGCTAAAGTAGGCGCCCGGCACCGCACTAATAAAGGAGACTTCGACATGGCGAAAGCAGCAAAGAAAAAAGTACAAGCGAAAAAGAAATCGGCTCGAGTCGCTGCGAAACCCAAGGCGGCGGCAAAGTCAGCGAAACCGGCGAAAAAGAAAGTGGCCAAG
This is a stretch of genomic DNA from Terriglobia bacterium. It encodes these proteins:
- a CDS encoding DUF6174 domain-containing protein, coding for MKRAISLALCLFLLAGCGRLPALTAPILEQAEQKWSAHKPGMYRLVIEMSGDRVETGRFEVQVRAGQVVSFRRNGMVLQPDRGQDYTMEGLFHILEEELGLAEKPTMLGAPEGYTVYTTAKFDDVTGRLIRYRRIVGGASNSIDIKVVEYQTLG